The Brachyhypopomus gauderio isolate BG-103 chromosome 17, BGAUD_0.2, whole genome shotgun sequence genome includes a window with the following:
- the LOC143480535 gene encoding uncharacterized protein LOC143480535 isoform X1 codes for MEMGSYILFRESGRVTLKEDDMSVDKICRIFQVTCSSLYITDDANTAIFPEPAGHFSILNLSHLSHYEVHGDPVLSPLPASRSLPTPGIPFAFMHRPSPSALTDTPRPSAGMPRASNQFPARSFQRSIHIATIVNDKLSTSRTVIIRFLEAEANVEGITQKVKDALGCEEVITLTDSQGNEIVDSEGTRSSHYWKQNSRKVYAISEDDFVEFQNGRTAKASRRADDSMSIQGVIGKIDQLKQAAQSLQDITSAINQLSNGGTHVFHMLLSL; via the exons ATGGAAATGGGCAGTTATATCCTTTTTCGAGAAAGCGGACGTGTTACACTTAAGGAAGATGACATGTCTGTGGACAAGATATGCAGGATTTTTCAG GTTACTTGCAGTAGTCTGTACATTACAGATGATGCAAACACTGCAATATTTCCAGAGCCAGCAGGACATTTTTCCATCCTAAATCTTTCACACCTCAGTCATTATGAGGTCCATGGAGATCCAGTTCTTAGTCCACTTCCTGCAAGTAGATCCCTACCCACTCCTGGTATTCCATTTGCCTTCATGCACCGACCCTCACCTTCTGCTCTGACTGACACACCACGGCCTTCAGCTGGAATGCCACGAGCAAGCAACCAGTTTCCAGCAAGATCTTTCCAAAG GTCTATCCATATTGCCACAATAGTAAATGATAAGCTCAGCACTTCCAGAACAGTCATAATTCGCTTTTTGGAAGCTGAAGCAAATGTGGAAGGAATAACACAGAAGGTGAAGGATGCCTTGGGCTGTGAGGAGGTGATTACCCTGACAGACAGCCAAGGAAATGAAATAGTGGACTCGGAGGGCACAAGAA GTTCCCATTACTGGAAACAGAACTCCAGAAAAGTCTATGCAATCTCTGAGGATGACTTTGTGGAGTTCCAGAATGGAAGAACAGCTAAAGCAAG TCGAAGGGCCGACGACAGTATGAGCATACAAGGGGTCATTGGCAAAATTGACCAACTAAAGCAAGCTGCTCAGAGCCTCCAAGATATCACCTCAGCAATAAACCAGCT GTCTAATGGAGGAACCCATGTTTTCCACATGCTGTTGAGTCTCTAG
- the LOC143480535 gene encoding uncharacterized protein LOC143480535 isoform X2, with product MEMGSYILFRESGRVTLKEDDMSVDKICRIFQVTCSSLYITDDANTAIFPEPAGHFSILNLSHLSHYEVHGDPVLSPLPASRSLPTPGIPFAFMHRPSPSALTDTPRPSAGMPRASNQFPARSFQRSIHIATIVNDKLSTSRTVIIRFLEAEANVEGITQKVKDALGCEEVITLTDSQGNEIVDSEGTRSSHYWKQNSRKVYAISEDDFVEFQNGRTAKASRRADDSMSIQGVIGKIDQLKQAAQSLQDITSAINQLSV from the exons ATGGAAATGGGCAGTTATATCCTTTTTCGAGAAAGCGGACGTGTTACACTTAAGGAAGATGACATGTCTGTGGACAAGATATGCAGGATTTTTCAG GTTACTTGCAGTAGTCTGTACATTACAGATGATGCAAACACTGCAATATTTCCAGAGCCAGCAGGACATTTTTCCATCCTAAATCTTTCACACCTCAGTCATTATGAGGTCCATGGAGATCCAGTTCTTAGTCCACTTCCTGCAAGTAGATCCCTACCCACTCCTGGTATTCCATTTGCCTTCATGCACCGACCCTCACCTTCTGCTCTGACTGACACACCACGGCCTTCAGCTGGAATGCCACGAGCAAGCAACCAGTTTCCAGCAAGATCTTTCCAAAG GTCTATCCATATTGCCACAATAGTAAATGATAAGCTCAGCACTTCCAGAACAGTCATAATTCGCTTTTTGGAAGCTGAAGCAAATGTGGAAGGAATAACACAGAAGGTGAAGGATGCCTTGGGCTGTGAGGAGGTGATTACCCTGACAGACAGCCAAGGAAATGAAATAGTGGACTCGGAGGGCACAAGAA GTTCCCATTACTGGAAACAGAACTCCAGAAAAGTCTATGCAATCTCTGAGGATGACTTTGTGGAGTTCCAGAATGGAAGAACAGCTAAAGCAAG TCGAAGGGCCGACGACAGTATGAGCATACAAGGGGTCATTGGCAAAATTGACCAACTAAAGCAAGCTGCTCAGAGCCTCCAAGATATCACCTCAGCAATAAACCAGCTGTCT GTCTAA